A single window of uncultured Methanospirillum sp. DNA harbors:
- a CDS encoding tetratricopeptide repeat protein, producing the protein MTASSLKVIPAVLLILLILVQPLQATTAQEWFTSGNALYSQQRYSEAIDAFTHAIEADPGNAAAWYNKGVALFKLGEPDEAIAAYEVAIGIDPRNPDYWYNKGNALYNKNLLTSAFTAYDVAIQLDPSDVQAWMAKGNVLSDLQQYDEAIRAFEAAIQMDPENAEAIFAKGNAQYSKGAYADAIKSYEVALQHDSKDSKAWYNKGNAQYNLGQLDDALKSYEMALAFNPKDGVAFTNKGLTLADLERYDEAIDAYKGAIALNNTDLKAWKSLGHVYVSQKRYDDAVQAYQQALRLEKTDPDTWTSIGDVWMEERRFDEALAAYEQAVGLAGSDPATWTGKGKALHALGRDSEALASYEIAISLKPQAATAWVGKADSLSSLNRTSEADTAYEVALQLDPKVTGVWAGKSRNQAEMGDTSGALQSLDLALLASPEDQRLIIQKAKTLSGVGRSSEALEFLDRSLANVSGSLPIIDEKARILIRDGRSADAELAYKPILNGTSDDSRVLEHMGDVFGPAGQKGSAERAYREALAINANMTSVTAKLDALDQQPKKTPLPLIVITGAVPIAYILARKRR; encoded by the coding sequence ATGACCGCCTCCTCCCTGAAGGTAATCCCAGCTGTGCTGCTGATCCTGCTGATCCTCGTCCAGCCCCTTCAGGCGACAACGGCGCAGGAGTGGTTCACAAGCGGGAACGCACTCTACAGCCAGCAGAGGTACTCGGAGGCGATCGATGCATTCACTCATGCCATTGAGGCTGACCCCGGAAATGCAGCGGCCTGGTACAACAAGGGGGTTGCACTCTTCAAACTCGGGGAACCTGACGAGGCGATCGCTGCATACGAGGTCGCCATCGGCATAGATCCACGGAACCCAGATTACTGGTATAATAAAGGCAATGCGCTGTACAACAAAAATTTGCTGACCTCTGCATTCACGGCGTATGATGTGGCCATCCAGCTTGATCCGTCTGATGTTCAGGCATGGATGGCAAAGGGGAACGTGCTCTCTGATCTCCAGCAGTACGACGAGGCGATCAGGGCGTTCGAGGCTGCAATTCAGATGGACCCTGAGAATGCAGAGGCCATCTTTGCAAAAGGGAACGCCCAGTACAGCAAAGGTGCGTACGCTGACGCTATCAAGTCATATGAGGTTGCACTGCAGCATGACAGTAAGGACAGCAAGGCGTGGTACAACAAAGGCAACGCCCAGTACAATCTCGGTCAACTCGATGACGCCCTGAAGAGTTACGAGATGGCACTTGCTTTCAATCCAAAAGACGGGGTGGCATTCACAAATAAAGGGCTTACACTTGCAGATCTCGAAAGATACGATGAGGCGATCGATGCCTATAAGGGCGCCATAGCACTCAACAACACGGACCTGAAGGCATGGAAGAGTCTTGGTCATGTTTATGTCAGCCAGAAGAGGTACGATGATGCAGTCCAGGCATACCAGCAGGCATTGCGCCTCGAGAAGACTGATCCTGATACCTGGACCAGCATCGGTGATGTCTGGATGGAGGAACGCAGGTTCGATGAGGCCCTGGCAGCATATGAACAGGCTGTTGGTCTTGCAGGGTCTGATCCTGCCACATGGACAGGGAAGGGAAAGGCACTTCATGCCCTGGGCAGGGACAGTGAGGCACTCGCATCCTACGAGATCGCGATCTCACTCAAGCCACAGGCAGCCACGGCCTGGGTCGGGAAGGCAGACTCACTCTCAAGCCTGAACCGCACCAGCGAAGCTGATACCGCATACGAGGTTGCACTGCAGCTTGACCCGAAGGTCACTGGTGTATGGGCAGGAAAGAGCAGAAACCAGGCAGAGATGGGTGATACATCAGGAGCCCTGCAGTCACTCGATCTTGCCCTTCTGGCAAGTCCCGAGGATCAGAGACTGATCATCCAGAAGGCAAAGACACTTTCAGGAGTAGGCCGCAGCAGTGAGGCACTGGAGTTCCTTGACAGATCTCTTGCAAATGTGAGCGGTTCACTGCCGATCATCGATGAAAAGGCACGCATTCTTATCAGGGACGGAAGGAGTGCAGATGCAGAGCTCGCATACAAGCCAATCCTGAACGGAACGAGCGATGACTCACGGGTGCTTGAGCACATGGGCGATGTCTTCGGGCCAGCAGGTCAGAAGGGTAGTGCTGAACGTGCATACAGAGAAGCACTTGCGATCAATGCTAACATGACATCGGTCACGGCAAAACTGGATGCCCTGGATCAGCAGCCAAAGAAGACACCACTACCCCTGATCGTGATAACCGGGGCAGTGCCAATTGCATACATTCTGGCAAGAAAACGAAGATAA
- the cca gene encoding CCA tRNA nucleotidyltransferase has translation MSEDEKRSSLEEEVLKEIRPTTEELEQMYALADLLIGEINARGMATGMLVGSVARRTCVRGDRDLDIFMLFDPELPREELEREGLSLAHSIAARHAEQVVEKYAEHPYVNATIHGMDVDLVPCYRVTSATGIQSAVDRTPFHNRYISARIGQFTDDVLLLKQFVKAGGVYGSDQMTEGFAGYLCELLTLHYGGFKNLITAGADWRPGLVIDIEEHQAKEFEDPLVVIDPVDPRRNVSASVSLTKLLEFSELCRGYLESPSRWFFYRPPVCIMTREEVETELSRRGSFFYAITLPTPPLIEDIVVPQLRKSMQTLTELLERHEFVVARADTTMLPDRSMILFELLVDTLPAVRYHAGPPANSSSNTRKFLDKYMNNTPIFAGPFIKDGRYGVELERKFRTVRELFSSKEVFQTALGKHVKIMMEEEYEILSGMECWAPGFEIFMSDFLMKRSPLVRIRRMETQQKNT, from the coding sequence GTGAGCGAGGATGAGAAACGGAGTTCACTTGAGGAGGAGGTGCTGAAAGAGATCCGCCCGACCACTGAGGAACTGGAACAGATGTATGCCCTTGCAGATCTCCTCATCGGGGAGATAAATGCCAGGGGAATGGCAACCGGGATGCTGGTCGGTTCAGTTGCACGAAGAACCTGTGTCAGGGGTGATAGGGATCTCGACATCTTCATGCTCTTTGACCCTGAGCTCCCGCGTGAGGAACTCGAACGCGAAGGACTCTCTCTCGCCCACTCGATCGCTGCCCGACATGCCGAGCAGGTCGTAGAGAAGTACGCCGAGCACCCGTACGTGAATGCCACGATACACGGGATGGACGTGGATCTCGTCCCCTGCTACAGGGTAACCTCTGCCACCGGGATTCAGAGTGCCGTCGACCGGACACCGTTTCACAACCGCTATATCTCTGCACGGATCGGGCAGTTCACCGATGATGTTCTCCTCCTCAAACAGTTTGTCAAGGCCGGGGGAGTGTACGGATCAGACCAGATGACGGAGGGGTTTGCAGGATACCTCTGCGAGCTCCTCACGCTCCATTATGGTGGATTTAAGAACCTCATCACCGCGGGTGCAGACTGGCGTCCCGGGCTTGTGATCGATATCGAAGAGCATCAGGCAAAGGAGTTTGAGGATCCGCTTGTGGTCATCGACCCGGTAGACCCCAGGCGTAATGTATCAGCATCGGTCTCACTCACAAAACTGCTTGAGTTCAGCGAGCTCTGCAGAGGGTACCTTGAGTCGCCATCCCGATGGTTCTTCTATCGCCCACCGGTATGCATCATGACCAGGGAAGAGGTAGAAACCGAACTCTCACGGCGGGGATCCTTCTTCTACGCGATCACCCTCCCTACCCCACCGCTTATCGAGGATATCGTGGTTCCCCAGCTCAGAAAGAGCATGCAGACTCTGACCGAACTCCTTGAACGGCACGAGTTCGTTGTTGCCAGGGCAGATACAACGATGCTACCCGACCGGTCGATGATCCTCTTTGAACTCCTGGTAGACACCCTGCCTGCTGTCAGGTACCATGCCGGCCCTCCGGCAAACTCTTCATCCAATACCAGAAAGTTTCTGGATAAATACATGAACAATACCCCGATCTTTGCGGGCCCCTTTATCAAGGACGGAAGGTACGGGGTTGAGCTCGAGCGAAAGTTCAGAACGGTCCGTGAACTATTCTCCTCAAAGGAGGTCTTTCAGACTGCTCTTGGAAAACATGTAAAGATCATGATGGAAGAGGAGTACGAGATCCTGTCAGGGATGGAGTGCTGGGCGCCAGGGTTTGAGATCTTTATGAGCGATTTTCTGATGAAGCGTTCTCCGCTTGTCAGGATTCGAAGGATGGAGACGCAACAGAAGAATACCTGA
- the thpR gene encoding RNA 2',3'-cyclic phosphodiesterase, producing MVRLFIAIEIPEEIRSQYAEAQEMIRSSRARLTMVHPPDMHITIKFIGEVEGSRLPPITAALQAVKGAPFTLDLGSITLNSPRSPRVIWGDVHDPGDCNTLAAAIEKALVPLGIPAEGRRFRPHITLARVRQFHPDIFEEVAGISNSCSGSFPVDRFVLKKSELTPQGPIYTDLLEVRL from the coding sequence ATGGTGCGGCTGTTTATCGCGATAGAGATCCCTGAAGAGATCAGGAGCCAGTACGCAGAGGCCCAGGAGATGATTCGCTCTAGCCGTGCACGACTCACAATGGTACATCCTCCGGACATGCACATCACCATCAAGTTCATCGGGGAGGTGGAGGGGTCACGCCTGCCTCCGATCACTGCTGCCCTTCAGGCTGTGAAAGGTGCGCCATTCACCCTCGACCTGGGATCGATAACCCTGAACAGTCCGCGATCGCCTCGTGTCATCTGGGGGGATGTTCATGATCCCGGGGACTGTAACACCCTTGCAGCAGCGATAGAAAAAGCCCTGGTGCCACTCGGCATTCCTGCAGAAGGTCGGAGATTCAGACCGCATATCACGCTGGCCCGGGTCAGACAGTTTCACCCAGATATCTTCGAAGAGGTTGCCGGAATCAGCAACTCATGTTCAGGGTCGTTTCCTGTGGACAGGTTTGTTCTCAAGAAGAGTGAACTGACGCCCCAGGGACCGATATATACTGATCTTCTGGAGGTCAGGCTGTGA
- a CDS encoding glutaredoxin family protein, which translates to MKDGAGFIVYTLEFCPRCEILKEYLASHNIQFSIADMSSAASLTELRVNGVFVQEAPVLQMGKKFLTSKELFGGSDSVNESAIAALQ; encoded by the coding sequence ATGAAAGACGGGGCAGGCTTCATCGTTTATACCCTCGAATTTTGTCCGCGATGTGAGATTCTCAAGGAGTATCTGGCGTCGCACAATATTCAGTTTAGTATAGCAGACATGTCATCAGCCGCTTCACTGACTGAGCTTCGGGTGAATGGCGTCTTTGTTCAGGAGGCACCGGTCCTTCAGATGGGGAAGAAGTTCCTTACCAGTAAGGAACTTTTCGGGGGATCCGATTCCGTGAACGAGAGTGCCATCGCAGCCCTTCAGTAG
- the nrdD gene encoding anaerobic ribonucleoside-triphosphate reductase, which translates to MGRITKQITLDGLSIPAMPSVRTSDGHILEWDREKIAKQIVKETRLVETFYGYEGADEEGAREIAREVEDRIRKLGLKSLSGPLIREIMNMVLLEHGMVQYRNVCTRVGTPVYDAHLIDVGRGFEAKDNANLQENAETSHKKKADKISKEQYLLQLPPHLADRHLCGDLHIHDLEYFGSRPFCQDWDLRYFLYYGLMPDGNGTKASVAGPAKRAEVAVLHAVKALGSAQTNFAGGQGYYNFLTFLAPFFERMPFEEMKQLMQMFVYEMTQMMVARGGQLVFSSVQLSPGVPKLWKDKPCVYNGRVWNGKQTPLKTYGEFEREVRLLFKALIEVMLEGDYWGKPFNFPKPEISIEPDFMQEDEQYNRAHPDLPTYTDLYLLTFELASKFGTPYYDNQLPAYRGAGEGISCYQCCAYQFSTVADQDKDFDRKLYFEDGMHFSMGSWGVVSLNCPRASYKAGGDEERLFAELKALMDVAVEVFRIKVRWMDLIGRNGRMPFAMQRPRDPVTGERGAMAVDFDGLVFTIGVVGLNEMVQHFTGSQLHESDDAFRLAVRAMTEMELYAREITAKHGMTIALARTPAETTGQRFAVADLLSREYEEHAMRVIKGNLGYALDHLGETRDLPIYYTNGTHVAPGADIPLARRAELEHVFFPIVDGGNIFHIWLGEARPDPRGLMDMAMKLCRNTQIGYFAFTRDLTVSLHQFTEYKGKKLPVSSFETPHTPADHQALVS; encoded by the coding sequence ATGGGACGAATAACAAAGCAGATTACACTTGATGGTCTGTCGATCCCGGCGATGCCATCCGTCAGGACAAGTGACGGGCATATCCTTGAATGGGACCGGGAGAAGATAGCGAAGCAGATCGTCAAGGAGACCCGGCTTGTTGAGACTTTTTACGGGTATGAAGGGGCAGACGAAGAGGGGGCCCGTGAGATCGCCCGTGAGGTAGAGGACCGTATCCGGAAACTTGGTCTCAAGAGTCTTTCCGGGCCGCTGATCAGGGAGATCATGAACATGGTCCTCCTTGAGCACGGGATGGTTCAGTACCGCAACGTCTGCACCAGGGTAGGAACCCCGGTGTACGACGCCCACCTGATCGATGTCGGCAGGGGGTTTGAGGCAAAGGACAACGCGAACCTGCAGGAGAATGCAGAGACATCGCACAAGAAGAAAGCAGACAAGATCAGCAAGGAGCAGTACCTGCTCCAGTTGCCGCCGCATCTTGCAGACCGGCATCTCTGTGGCGATCTTCATATCCATGATCTTGAGTACTTCGGGAGCAGACCGTTCTGTCAGGACTGGGATCTCAGATACTTCCTGTACTACGGGCTGATGCCTGACGGAAACGGGACCAAGGCATCTGTGGCAGGGCCGGCAAAGCGTGCTGAGGTCGCTGTGCTCCATGCGGTGAAGGCTCTCGGATCTGCACAGACGAACTTTGCAGGCGGTCAGGGATACTACAACTTCCTCACGTTTCTGGCCCCGTTCTTTGAACGGATGCCGTTCGAAGAGATGAAGCAGCTGATGCAGATGTTTGTATACGAGATGACCCAGATGATGGTCGCCCGTGGCGGCCAGCTCGTCTTCTCTTCAGTGCAGCTCTCGCCCGGTGTTCCAAAACTCTGGAAGGACAAGCCCTGCGTATACAACGGAAGGGTCTGGAATGGCAAGCAGACTCCTCTTAAAACCTACGGGGAGTTTGAACGTGAGGTGCGTCTCCTCTTCAAGGCACTCATAGAGGTGATGCTGGAGGGAGATTACTGGGGCAAACCGTTCAACTTCCCAAAGCCTGAGATCAGCATCGAGCCTGATTTCATGCAGGAGGATGAGCAGTATAACCGTGCTCACCCTGATCTCCCGACCTACACCGATCTCTATCTCCTCACCTTCGAGCTCGCATCCAAGTTCGGCACTCCGTACTATGACAACCAGCTCCCTGCATACCGGGGGGCCGGAGAGGGGATCTCATGCTACCAATGCTGTGCATATCAGTTCTCAACTGTTGCGGATCAGGACAAGGACTTTGATCGCAAGCTCTACTTCGAGGACGGGATGCACTTCTCAATGGGATCCTGGGGTGTTGTCTCACTCAACTGTCCGCGTGCATCGTACAAGGCAGGTGGAGACGAGGAGCGGCTCTTTGCCGAACTGAAGGCACTCATGGATGTGGCGGTCGAGGTCTTCAGGATCAAAGTCAGGTGGATGGACCTCATTGGCAGGAATGGACGGATGCCCTTTGCCATGCAGCGTCCCCGCGACCCGGTCACCGGTGAGCGGGGCGCTATGGCTGTTGACTTTGACGGCCTGGTCTTCACGATCGGGGTCGTGGGCCTGAACGAGATGGTGCAGCACTTCACCGGCTCACAGCTCCATGAGAGTGACGATGCGTTCAGGCTCGCAGTCAGGGCAATGACCGAGATGGAACTCTATGCCCGCGAGATAACAGCAAAGCACGGGATGACCATCGCTCTCGCCCGGACCCCTGCTGAGACAACCGGCCAGCGTTTTGCGGTTGCCGATCTTCTCAGCAGAGAGTACGAGGAGCATGCAATGCGGGTGATCAAAGGGAACCTCGGATATGCTCTTGATCATCTGGGTGAGACACGGGATCTCCCGATCTACTACACGAACGGGACCCACGTGGCTCCAGGGGCAGATATCCCCCTGGCACGACGGGCAGAACTGGAGCATGTCTTCTTCCCGATTGTCGACGGGGGAAACATCTTCCATATATGGCTCGGGGAGGCACGACCTGATCCCCGCGGGCTCATGGATATGGCGATGAAACTCTGTCGTAACACCCAGATTGGATACTTTGCCTTCACCAGGGATCTCACCGTCAGTCTTCACCAGTTTACCGAGTACAAAGGAAAGAAACTCCCGGTCTCATCATTTGAGACCCCGCATACACCAGCCGATCACCAGGCACTGGTCTCCTGA
- a CDS encoding NAD(P)/FAD-dependent oxidoreductase, with translation MIVVVGGGPAGRYAAMRLAGAGKDVLLADRRSDGLGGQCLHQGCMVICALNDVARTTEHLDVLHRSGVITGVPGLDYPVLIAKMREIISTIAGVIAEETRTAGVTIVSGEARVEGRTVIINGERLEPEAVIIATGTHPRRLNIPGEELPGVETSQSLFTLPNLPSRLVIIGGGVIAAEVAYIYSLLGFQVTILARTTLLKEFPDILVKEAKRELHRVTIHEQAAVTRIMGKDRVSGVEIRTSEGSSVIGADIVLVASGTEAEVSAIRGVPLTHDGFIRVNERMETGVPGVYAVGDVTGTSSLTPVARWQGRTAAEIILGGEPPAPLKTVPQAIKLRNDLAFCGHHDQGGLKVTIPSPAGPGSFWAIPDRATGKASMTADPDSGEILGMAEASPYASVIAAYHALLINAGVSIDQMERFIEVHPSVDGTGWIGRYLAETIAERKES, from the coding sequence ATGATTGTGGTGGTCGGGGGAGGCCCGGCTGGAAGATATGCAGCCATGAGGCTTGCCGGTGCAGGCAAAGATGTACTGCTCGCAGACCGACGCAGCGACGGGCTTGGGGGCCAGTGCCTTCATCAGGGATGCATGGTTATCTGTGCCCTGAACGACGTGGCGAGAACGACGGAACACCTTGATGTGCTCCACCGATCAGGTGTCATCACCGGTGTGCCGGGATTAGACTATCCTGTCCTCATCGCAAAGATGCGTGAGATCATCAGCACGATAGCAGGGGTTATCGCAGAGGAGACCCGGACTGCAGGAGTTACGATCGTCAGCGGTGAAGCACGTGTAGAAGGGCGGACGGTCATTATCAATGGAGAACGCCTGGAGCCTGAAGCGGTCATCATCGCGACAGGAACGCATCCAAGAAGACTGAACATTCCAGGAGAAGAACTCCCCGGGGTGGAGACCTCTCAATCACTCTTCACACTCCCCAACCTTCCCAGCAGACTGGTCATCATCGGGGGCGGGGTCATCGCAGCAGAGGTTGCATACATCTACTCACTCCTCGGTTTTCAAGTCACCATCCTTGCCCGAACGACCCTGCTCAAAGAGTTTCCCGATATCCTGGTAAAAGAGGCTAAACGGGAACTACACCGGGTAACCATCCACGAGCAGGCAGCAGTAACCAGGATCATGGGCAAAGACCGGGTATCAGGGGTTGAGATTAGAACCTCTGAAGGCAGCAGCGTCATCGGGGCAGACATCGTGCTTGTTGCTTCAGGAACTGAGGCAGAGGTGAGTGCCATCAGGGGGGTTCCTCTCACTCATGACGGGTTCATCAGAGTGAATGAGAGGATGGAAACAGGAGTTCCGGGTGTGTATGCAGTCGGAGATGTGACCGGAACCTCGTCGCTGACCCCTGTTGCACGATGGCAGGGGAGGACTGCTGCTGAGATCATACTCGGCGGAGAGCCTCCGGCTCCTCTTAAAACCGTCCCACAGGCGATAAAACTCAGGAATGATCTCGCCTTCTGCGGTCATCATGACCAGGGAGGTCTGAAGGTGACCATACCCTCGCCTGCCGGACCGGGAAGTTTCTGGGCTATCCCTGACCGGGCCACAGGCAAGGCTTCGATGACAGCAGATCCAGATTCAGGTGAGATTCTTGGTATGGCAGAAGCATCCCCGTATGCCTCGGTGATCGCGGCATACCATGCCCTGCTGATCAACGCAGGTGTATCCATCGATCAGATGGAACGGTTCATCGAGGTTCATCCATCTGTTGACGGTACCGGGTGGATCGGCAGGTACCTTGCTGAAACAATTGCTGAGAGAAAAGAAAGTTAG